From Deltaproteobacteria bacterium, a single genomic window includes:
- a CDS encoding alpha/beta hydrolase: MERGRFIRSFDCTELYIYEIGNGPITLILCDGLGCDGFVWRYLVQYFAPCFRIVRWHYRGHGLSKIPVSADNMTFTAVRNDLKQIFKALAIDKAILIGHSLGCQVILDFALHFPDQVLALIPICGSFGSPLNTFHNCKLLGRVFWFLHAAVETWPYFTRRWWQRIVTSEIVFYLSMHYEVNPHLLQRVDLKAYFRHLAEMDLLSFVRLAQSANNHTMLDQLVNITIPTLIVAGTNDTFTPMKLSCHMHKLLPNSKLLIVPEGTHLALLEKHELVHKNISRFINKLA; encoded by the coding sequence ATGGAACGCGGGCGTTTTATTCGCTCATTTGATTGCACTGAGCTTTATATTTATGAGATTGGTAATGGGCCGATAACTTTAATTTTATGTGATGGTTTAGGTTGTGATGGTTTTGTTTGGCGTTATTTGGTTCAGTATTTTGCACCGTGTTTTCGTATTGTACGTTGGCACTATCGTGGTCATGGTTTATCCAAAATCCCCGTTTCTGCCGATAACATGACTTTTACCGCCGTACGTAATGATCTTAAGCAAATCTTTAAAGCTTTGGCGATCGATAAGGCCATATTGATCGGACATTCGTTAGGTTGCCAAGTTATTCTTGATTTTGCTTTGCATTTTCCTGATCAGGTACTTGCGCTAATCCCTATTTGTGGGTCTTTTGGTTCACCTTTAAATACTTTTCATAATTGCAAACTGCTCGGTCGAGTTTTTTGGTTTTTGCACGCGGCGGTTGAAACTTGGCCGTATTTCACGCGACGTTGGTGGCAGCGAATAGTGACTTCAGAAATAGTTTTTTATCTGTCAATGCATTATGAAGTTAACCCACATTTATTGCAACGAGTCGATTTAAAAGCATATTTTCGTCATTTAGCAGAAATGGATTTATTATCATTTGTACGATTGGCCCAGAGTGCCAACAATCATACCATGCTTGATCAACTTGTTAATATTACTATTCCAACTTTAATTGTTGCTGGCACTAACGATACTTTTACTCCTATGAAATTATCTTGTCACATGCATAAGCTTTTGCCGAATTCTAAATTGCTAATCGTACCCGAAGGTACGCATTTAGCACTTTTAGAAAAACACGAGTTAGTGCACAAAAACATTAGCCGGTTTATAAATAAATTAGCTTAA